One window from the genome of Chloroflexota bacterium encodes:
- a CDS encoding flippase-like domain-containing protein, which produces MARKWLFWLGLLISLLFLWWAIQQATDLVKVGKWLRQANYLYLIPALLVYFVGVYLRALRWRFLLEPIQTIEVRQLFPIVVMGYMANNVLPARMGELFRAYILGEYRMVSKSAILATIVIERVFDVIALIVFILIVSLAMPMEQELQRILYFVALLLACLSILLLSMVLWPQLTLKTSDLVLRILPPQLSSRLAGILTSFLAGLQVLQSGKLLLLGLGSSLAVWLCEASMYYTIMFAFNLSLPFSASLLATAVANLGTIVPSSPGYVGTFDALTVFTLKLFGADPNVALGYTVVLHAALLIPITLLGFYYLWRYSLSLRAIERQEEDLKL; this is translated from the coding sequence TTGGCTAGGAAATGGCTGTTTTGGCTGGGGCTGCTGATCAGTCTCCTTTTCCTTTGGTGGGCTATCCAACAAGCCACCGATCTAGTGAAGGTAGGGAAATGGCTCCGCCAGGCTAACTATCTCTATTTGATCCCGGCCTTATTGGTCTATTTTGTTGGTGTCTACCTGCGCGCCTTGCGTTGGCGTTTCCTTTTAGAGCCAATACAAACAATAGAGGTGAGACAGCTATTTCCGATAGTGGTGATGGGCTATATGGCTAACAACGTATTACCCGCCCGGATGGGAGAGCTTTTCCGGGCATACATTCTGGGCGAGTACCGGATGGTGAGCAAGAGTGCTATCTTGGCCACGATCGTTATTGAAAGGGTCTTTGATGTTATTGCCCTGATTGTTTTTATCTTGATCGTTTCTTTAGCTATGCCAATGGAACAGGAGTTGCAGCGGATACTCTATTTCGTGGCTCTGCTTTTGGCTTGCCTCAGCATCCTTCTCTTGAGTATGGTCTTATGGCCCCAATTGACTCTAAAGACATCCGATCTTGTATTGCGTATTCTGCCTCCACAGCTAAGCAGTCGGCTCGCTGGGATCCTGACCTCATTCCTGGCTGGCCTGCAGGTATTGCAGAGTGGTAAGCTATTATTGCTGGGACTTGGATCGTCGCTTGCTGTTTGGCTCTGTGAGGCTTCGATGTACTACACGATTATGTTCGCCTTCAATCTATCGTTGCCCTTTAGCGCCTCATTGCTGGCGACAGCCGTAGCTAATCTTGGCACCATCGTTCCCTCATCCCCCGGCTACGTCGGTACCTTCGATGCTCTCACCGTATTCACCCTTAAACTTTTCGGCGCTGATCCCAACGTAGCCTTGGGCTATACCGTTGTCCTGCACGCCGCACTTCTCATTCCCATTACCTTGCTCGGTTTCTACTATCTGTGGAGATATAGCCTTTCGCTTCGGGCCATTGAAAGACAAGAGGAAGACTTGAAGCTTTAG
- a CDS encoding zinc-ribbon domain-containing protein, translating into MEVSESETKEKAGVSCPKCGATNQPGNKFCGQCGAEL; encoded by the coding sequence ATGGAGGTGTCGGAAAGCGAGACTAAAGAGAAGGCAGGGGTCTCCTGCCCCAAATGTGGAGCTACCAATCAGCCAGGGAATAAGTTCTGTGGACAGTGTGGGGCTGAACTGTAA
- a CDS encoding YfhO family protein, whose product MSTFVLVTIVLILVAAFHQLYHQRRIAEPYHRDLLAVCFLVLLVVGFFWRPIFKQGVWIPAGGGDLASMIYPNYRLASESFKQGVFPLWNPYLACGSPFVGDIQAGIFYPVNLAVMLLAPELTYSLVEMLVYLHFFLSGLFTYIMMRHLFSGPSQVGRLASLTAAVAFMFSDVFIVHIGNLNLIAVAAWLPLVFLLIYRAFADQRFDLAIVGGLITGIAFLAGHIQSFLYIIFAISLYALFHFYTSISARKPVKEAMTIAVIFTVFAVTSLGASAVLLLPSYELSRQAVRSEVSYAASTAYSLPPSQLISLIVPGFFGRGPSAYWGQWLRTETGYIGILPLLAAALALSLRRERIIYFLGGLAALTLLLAMGGATALHGWIYQLLPGFNIIRAPARFVLLFDFAIAALAGLGIDTLLRPMRRRERTILATFSRLLLIVLGAAMFLASILLVILGLYRDNIALPRVTGMVEGWVLFTILLAASLTLLLMRRYRRARTAILGTAALAIVALDLISNGFNLEISTTDPTRGFQHPEIIQFLKSDHSFYRVDSDTGIWGDWQPNTTTLNGIFDVMGGIHPLELADFRSYWNALGSRSTPLYDLFNVKYIIGHKNVPLDWDKFALVFAGDPNLNVYVNKKVMPRAFVVHKALIQPDHAAVLRQIQPPGFDPSRAVLLESGMPISLAPTKPSFAHITRYSQNEITVRVEATARGYLVLSEVYYDGWRAYVDGEARPVLRADYLFRAIAVDEGEHEVRLVFEPSSFSMGLLITKLTWTLALAALAGLFIWRRFRRYLA is encoded by the coding sequence ATGTCTACCTTTGTCTTAGTCACAATAGTGCTGATACTTGTCGCTGCTTTCCACCAGCTCTACCACCAGCGGCGCATTGCAGAGCCGTACCACCGTGACCTACTGGCGGTCTGTTTTCTGGTCCTGCTGGTCGTGGGGTTCTTCTGGCGACCGATTTTCAAACAAGGGGTATGGATTCCAGCAGGCGGCGGTGATCTCGCCTCAATGATCTATCCTAACTACCGCCTCGCGTCGGAGAGCTTCAAGCAAGGGGTGTTCCCACTGTGGAACCCTTACCTGGCCTGCGGTTCACCCTTCGTTGGCGACATTCAAGCCGGTATCTTTTACCCGGTTAACTTGGCGGTCATGCTGTTAGCTCCTGAACTCACATACTCTTTAGTGGAGATGCTCGTCTACCTTCATTTCTTCCTCAGCGGCCTGTTCACCTACATTATGATGCGCCATCTTTTCAGCGGCCCCAGTCAGGTTGGCAGGCTGGCTTCGTTGACCGCTGCGGTAGCTTTTATGTTCTCTGACGTCTTCATCGTGCATATCGGAAATCTGAACTTAATCGCTGTCGCTGCCTGGTTGCCACTGGTCTTTTTATTGATATATCGCGCCTTCGCCGATCAACGTTTTGACCTTGCCATCGTCGGCGGACTCATCACCGGCATAGCCTTCCTGGCAGGACATATCCAATCCTTCCTGTACATTATCTTCGCCATCAGCCTTTATGCTCTGTTCCATTTTTATACGAGCATAAGCGCCAGGAAACCGGTTAAGGAGGCTATGACGATAGCCGTCATCTTCACCGTGTTCGCCGTGACGTCTTTGGGGGCGAGCGCAGTTTTGCTGCTCCCTTCCTACGAACTGAGCCGTCAAGCAGTCCGTTCGGAAGTGTCCTACGCAGCTTCCACGGCCTACTCGCTGCCGCCGTCACAGCTTATCAGCCTTATCGTGCCAGGCTTCTTCGGCAGAGGGCCGAGCGCCTACTGGGGGCAATGGCTGCGGACTGAAACAGGCTACATCGGCATTCTCCCCCTGCTTGCGGCCGCACTGGCCCTAAGTCTGCGGCGAGAGCGCATCATCTACTTTCTTGGCGGGCTAGCGGCTCTAACCTTGCTACTCGCTATGGGTGGAGCTACTGCGCTTCATGGATGGATCTACCAGTTATTGCCCGGCTTCAATATCATCCGGGCGCCGGCTCGATTCGTGCTACTCTTTGATTTTGCCATAGCAGCGCTGGCAGGACTTGGCATTGACACGCTTCTTCGGCCAATGCGCCGTCGTGAGCGCACCATCCTGGCTACCTTCTCGCGCCTTTTGTTGATCGTCCTCGGCGCAGCGATGTTCCTAGCTTCGATTCTGCTGGTCATACTTGGGCTTTACAGAGACAACATAGCCCTACCCAGGGTGACCGGAATGGTCGAGGGATGGGTATTATTCACCATCTTGCTGGCTGCTAGCCTTACACTGTTGCTCATGCGGCGATACCGGCGCGCTAGAACGGCTATTCTGGGGACAGCAGCCCTGGCCATTGTGGCGCTCGACTTGATCTCCAATGGGTTCAACCTGGAAATATCGACCACAGACCCGACGAGAGGGTTCCAGCATCCCGAAATCATCCAGTTTCTGAAAAGCGATCATTCCTTCTACCGGGTCGATAGCGACACCGGCATATGGGGCGACTGGCAGCCAAACACCACAACCCTCAACGGCATATTCGACGTGATGGGAGGAATACATCCTCTAGAACTGGCCGATTTCCGTAGCTATTGGAATGCGCTCGGCAGCCGCTCAACACCTCTCTATGATCTGTTCAATGTTAAATACATCATCGGCCACAAAAATGTGCCGCTTGATTGGGATAAATTCGCCCTTGTCTTCGCTGGCGATCCCAATCTAAACGTCTATGTAAATAAGAAAGTGATGCCTCGGGCCTTCGTCGTCCACAAAGCGCTGATTCAACCTGATCACGCCGCTGTTTTGCGCCAGATTCAGCCCCCTGGGTTTGATCCATCAAGAGCCGTGCTGCTTGAATCAGGCATGCCTATCTCACTTGCACCCACAAAGCCATCCTTTGCTCACATCACACGCTATTCCCAGAACGAAATTACGGTTCGAGTGGAGGCGACAGCGCGTGGTTACCTCGTGCTCAGCGAGGTATATTACGATGGCTGGCGGGCCTATGTTGATGGCGAGGCCAGGCCCGTCCTCAGAGCCGACTATCTCTTCCGGGCGATCGCGGTTGATGAGGGTGAGCACGAGGTCAGGCTGGTCTTCGAGCCGAGCTCCTTTAGTATGGGATTGCTGATAACCAAGCTGACCTGGACACTCGCCCTAGCTGCTCTGGCTGGACTATTCATCTGGCGAAGATTCAGACGCTACTTAGCCTAA
- the lgt gene encoding prolipoprotein diacylglyceryl transferase, protein MYPLLFEYGPLVIRSYGVMIMLGIILGTFVALREGKRVGLLQTTILDFALYAVIAGIVGARLWHVANEWSTLYQDHPWEILAIWNGGLAIQGVVLGGIIVTVWYTKTHHLDFWRFADVGALGLILGQAIGRIGCTLNGCSYGVPANLPWSIYLAGRWRQPVQIYEFLADLAIFGLLWSLRRRKPFEGFLFLLYIISYSTVRITLDSLRADTDIVIYGLRWAQLAGMAGLTLGLLLLVWRYRQYRKETTIKLGRL, encoded by the coding sequence ATGTATCCACTGCTCTTCGAGTATGGCCCCCTGGTCATTCGCTCCTATGGGGTAATGATTATGTTGGGGATAATTTTGGGCACGTTTGTGGCTCTACGGGAGGGAAAAAGGGTCGGGTTATTGCAAACGACTATTCTCGATTTTGCCCTTTACGCGGTTATCGCCGGCATAGTGGGGGCACGGCTGTGGCACGTAGCTAATGAGTGGTCTACGCTCTACCAGGATCATCCCTGGGAAATATTAGCTATCTGGAATGGCGGACTGGCCATCCAGGGGGTGGTATTAGGTGGTATCATCGTAACCGTTTGGTATACCAAAACCCACCATTTGGACTTCTGGCGCTTTGCGGATGTAGGTGCTCTGGGGCTCATTCTCGGACAGGCTATAGGACGCATCGGTTGTACGCTCAATGGCTGTAGTTACGGCGTGCCAGCTAATCTTCCCTGGTCGATCTACTTAGCGGGTCGGTGGCGACAACCAGTGCAGATTTACGAATTCCTCGCCGACCTGGCCATCTTTGGCCTCCTGTGGTCCCTTCGTCGGCGTAAGCCCTTCGAGGGGTTCCTCTTTCTGCTCTATATCATCTCGTACTCCACGGTGCGAATTACACTTGATTCTTTGCGAGCTGATACAGATATCGTCATATATGGCTTACGCTGGGCCCAGCTGGCTGGGATGGCTGGGTTAACCTTAGGATTGTTGTTGCTGGTTTGGCGTTATCGCCAATACCGCAAGGAGACGACTATTAAATTGGGGAGGCTTTAA
- a CDS encoding SAM-dependent chlorinase/fluorinase — protein MRALFTLTTDFGLDDAYVGIMKGVILSLNPDAVIVDLCHSVAPQDISAAAYIISSAYAYFPPGTIHVVVVDPGVGSARRGIIVQMVGAIFVAPDNGVLSYVFDEASLTQEQTLLTPGEAAVYPPPTITVISNRSYWLPSVSQTFHGRDIFAPVAAHLSLGVPAAAFGEPASEVVLLPRFRPVRCPDGSLIGHVIHIDRFGNAITDVRSQDIGALDEQIEIEVKGQRIAGLSPYYAAGRGLLALVGSSDRVEIALADGNAAAALNLKRGDELIVRSRTAR, from the coding sequence ATGCGCGCATTGTTTACACTCACTACCGATTTTGGGCTGGACGATGCCTATGTCGGAATAATGAAAGGGGTTATCCTCAGCCTTAATCCCGATGCTGTTATCGTTGATCTTTGTCATAGTGTCGCTCCCCAGGATATCAGCGCGGCGGCTTATATCATCAGCAGTGCCTACGCCTATTTTCCTCCAGGAACGATCCACGTCGTAGTCGTAGACCCAGGCGTCGGCAGCGCCAGACGGGGCATAATCGTTCAAATGGTTGGGGCCATCTTCGTTGCTCCGGACAATGGTGTTCTAAGTTACGTTTTTGATGAAGCATCTTTGACACAGGAGCAGACTTTACTCACACCCGGCGAAGCAGCGGTCTACCCTCCACCTACGATCACCGTTATCAGTAATCGTTCCTATTGGCTACCTTCAGTCAGCCAGACGTTCCACGGTCGAGACATCTTCGCTCCTGTCGCCGCCCATCTTTCGCTTGGTGTGCCAGCTGCAGCCTTTGGCGAGCCTGCCTCAGAGGTCGTACTCCTTCCCCGCTTCAGACCGGTACGATGTCCAGATGGCTCCCTGATAGGACACGTCATCCACATCGACCGTTTTGGTAACGCCATAACCGACGTGCGGTCGCAAGATATCGGCGCACTGGATGAACAAATAGAGATCGAGGTGAAGGGACAGCGCATCGCTGGGCTCTCTCCCTACTATGCCGCTGGCCGGGGGCTTCTTGCTCTAGTCGGTAGCTCCGATCGGGTAGAGATCGCCCTGGCCGATGGCAATGCTGCGGCTGCGCTCAATCTTAAACGCGGAGATGAGCTCATCGTCCGGTCTCGGACTGCGCGATAA
- a CDS encoding DUF1003 domain-containing protein produces the protein MAKDTIKDELSRIAACEKRVLDKIQRRKHISQNINVLHEESLTFGERMADRLADLAGSWGLILSFLALVMIWIIINVVEVVVRPWDPYPFILLNLFLSLLAGIQAPVIMMSQNRQEAKDRLRAEHDYEVNLKAEIEIEQLHAKMDLLREKQWQDLVALQQQQIAMLERLLQQQPLAAERADG, from the coding sequence GTGGCAAAGGACACAATCAAGGACGAGCTCAGCCGAATAGCGGCGTGTGAAAAACGCGTCCTCGATAAAATCCAACGTCGGAAGCATATTTCTCAGAATATCAATGTGCTCCATGAAGAGTCGTTGACCTTCGGGGAAAGGATGGCTGACCGTTTAGCCGATCTCGCTGGTAGCTGGGGCCTCATCCTCAGCTTCCTGGCGCTGGTCATGATTTGGATAATCATTAACGTAGTAGAAGTGGTAGTCAGGCCATGGGACCCCTACCCCTTTATCCTGCTCAACCTCTTCCTCTCGCTCTTAGCCGGTATCCAGGCCCCAGTGATTATGATGAGTCAGAATCGCCAGGAGGCGAAGGATCGTTTGCGGGCTGAGCATGATTATGAAGTAAATCTCAAGGCTGAGATCGAGATTGAACAGCTGCACGCAAAGATGGATCTGCTACGTGAGAAGCAATGGCAGGATCTGGTGGCGCTACAGCAGCAACAGATCGCCATGTTAGAGAGACTGCTTCAGCAGCAACCGCTGGCAGCGGAACGGGCCGATGGCTAG
- the fdhD gene encoding formate dehydrogenase accessory sulfurtransferase FdhD produces MLEPKLFHYIRYCGPFTQAAAHPIVREIPLTISVNGTELVTLLCSPPKLNCLVVGFLSLEGLLDDVQDIEMMHICVEDGLAEVRLRGWDASRIPRRWIRTSGCGEGTTFSLPGLTLPVVDSSLRVEAEQVYKLMKDVGRMSLNYQQSGGLHASALSDGETILILAEDVGRHNTLDKIYGECLLTQTQTNGRVILTTGRVSSEMVLKGIRMGVAVMASRTSPTDLAVDIAGRSQITLIGYVRGRTMNVYTHPWRIRGIEEGAKVGSGFKRDSINAQC; encoded by the coding sequence ATGCTGGAACCGAAGCTGTTCCACTACATACGTTACTGTGGGCCCTTCACACAAGCGGCCGCTCACCCCATAGTACGTGAGATTCCATTGACTATCTCTGTTAATGGGACAGAGCTAGTTACGCTCCTCTGTAGCCCTCCTAAATTGAATTGCCTTGTAGTTGGATTCCTCTCTTTGGAAGGATTGCTCGATGATGTCCAAGACATCGAAATGATGCATATTTGCGTCGAGGACGGTCTAGCAGAAGTGAGATTACGCGGTTGGGATGCAAGTCGTATACCGCGCAGATGGATCCGCACCTCCGGTTGTGGTGAAGGGACGACCTTCTCCTTGCCTGGCTTAACCTTACCGGTAGTTGATTCGTCCCTCCGAGTCGAGGCCGAACAAGTCTATAAGCTGATGAAGGATGTAGGGAGGATGTCTCTAAATTACCAGCAGAGTGGGGGATTACATGCCTCAGCGTTAAGCGATGGTGAGACGATACTCATCTTAGCAGAGGATGTTGGTCGCCATAACACCCTGGATAAGATTTACGGAGAATGCCTTTTGACCCAGACCCAAACTAACGGTAGGGTAATCTTAACTACTGGCCGTGTCTCTTCAGAGATGGTCTTAAAAGGGATAAGGATGGGCGTGGCCGTAATGGCCTCACGCACCTCCCCTACCGACCTGGCTGTAGATATCGCAGGGCGATCGCAGATTACGCTGATTGGATATGTCCGGGGTCGGACCATGAATGTTTACACCCACCCCTGGCGAATAAGGGGGATAGAGGAGGGGGCAAAGGTGGGCTCTGGGTTTAAGAGGGATAGCATAAATGCTCAGTGTTGA
- a CDS encoding molybdopterin molybdotransferase MoeA: protein MLSVDEAVHHILEQIPVMPPESKPILEALEQVLAEDAQSDIDIPPLDNSGMDGYALRAADTVGATPQTPKVLRVIGHLPAGELPRLRVEPGTAVKIMTGAPIPPGADAVIPVEFTRGIKPLSIPSCLSTDQKSGFTLQMVESDTLVNIEQEVEIGANIRPAAEDIRRGEIVLQRGCLLGPAEIGVLASLGRAEVTVIRRPKVAILATGDELTEVGKALPLGKIYNSNSYAIAAQVQRAGGIPILLGTARDCAEDIRRKIDLATTADLLITTAGVSVGDRDLVREVLSTQGDLSFWRVRMKPGKPLAFGHIKGVPHLGLPGNPVSAMVAFEQFARPAILKMRGLIRLRKPEVEAILDGSAENPDGRRVFLRAKVTNRDGQYYATLTGPQGSGVLTSMLRANGLVIIPEDISRVRCGDRVHVQMLDWPEE from the coding sequence ATGCTCAGTGTTGATGAAGCCGTCCATCATATTCTTGAGCAGATTCCGGTCATGCCTCCTGAAAGCAAGCCAATCTTGGAGGCGCTCGAACAAGTATTAGCGGAGGATGCCCAGTCCGATATCGATATTCCTCCTCTAGACAATTCGGGCATGGACGGTTACGCGCTGCGAGCGGCCGACACCGTGGGAGCCACGCCACAGACACCCAAGGTGCTCCGCGTCATTGGTCATTTGCCAGCTGGTGAGCTGCCCAGGCTGAGGGTTGAACCAGGGACAGCGGTTAAGATAATGACTGGGGCACCGATACCCCCAGGGGCCGATGCGGTTATACCAGTAGAATTTACCAGGGGGATCAAACCCCTGTCTATTCCCTCATGCCTGTCCACTGACCAAAAGTCAGGCTTCACTCTTCAGATGGTCGAAAGCGATACGCTAGTCAATATCGAGCAAGAAGTTGAGATCGGGGCGAACATTCGTCCGGCAGCGGAGGATATTCGACGAGGTGAGATAGTTCTGCAGAGAGGCTGTCTCCTTGGACCAGCGGAGATAGGTGTGCTGGCCTCGCTGGGACGGGCAGAGGTAACTGTTATCAGGCGTCCTAAGGTAGCCATTCTGGCTACGGGTGACGAGCTGACTGAGGTGGGAAAGGCACTTCCTCTCGGTAAAATCTATAATAGCAATAGCTATGCTATTGCTGCTCAAGTGCAACGTGCTGGGGGGATTCCTATCCTGTTGGGCACAGCGAGGGATTGCGCTGAGGACATCAGGCGAAAGATCGACCTGGCGACGACCGCTGATCTCCTCATCACTACCGCCGGCGTCTCCGTCGGTGACCGCGACTTGGTTAGGGAGGTGCTCTCGACCCAAGGAGATCTTTCCTTTTGGCGCGTACGCATGAAGCCGGGAAAGCCCTTGGCCTTTGGACACATCAAGGGAGTCCCTCATCTCGGTCTTCCGGGTAATCCGGTGTCAGCTATGGTTGCTTTCGAACAATTTGCTCGTCCGGCTATCCTAAAGATGCGAGGGCTTATCAGATTGCGTAAGCCCGAGGTCGAGGCTATCTTGGATGGGTCTGCGGAGAACCCTGATGGTCGGCGGGTGTTTCTCCGGGCTAAGGTGACCAATCGCGATGGCCAATATTATGCCACTCTTACTGGCCCCCAGGGCTCTGGCGTTTTGACCTCGATGCTGCGGGCTAATGGCTTGGTCATAATTCCAGAAGATATTTCCAGAGTTCGCTGTGGAGACCGGGTACACGTCCAAATGTTGGATTGGCCAGAGGAGTAA
- a CDS encoding GntR family transcriptional regulator gives MSGSLPHSHPSELAQNAHLWYYMYGHLDIYEQLTMERLSRINKSIPTPLYYQLEQILREEITRGRFPIGRPIPPEMELAKQYGLSRYTTRQAIDRLVREGLLERHRGRGTYVTKPRLIEQSLAGFYSFAHEMQEKGLSPRSEVLEASIVPPSEEVREKLQLEPGEAITRVKRLRFAEEEPLILEITHLPTALVPGILEEDLRIASLYDLLETKYGLSVTSARELIKPVVVRTHEARLLRMSRGSAAFFVERLAWSERLPVEWRQSLIRGDRYLYSIELPRNSAGQIISANF, from the coding sequence ATGAGCGGGTCACTCCCTCATTCCCATCCTTCGGAACTTGCCCAAAATGCCCATTTGTGGTATTATATGTACGGACATCTGGACATATATGAGCAGCTAACTATGGAACGACTCTCTCGCATCAACAAGAGCATACCTACTCCGCTCTATTATCAGTTGGAGCAAATATTACGGGAGGAGATCACCCGTGGGAGATTTCCTATCGGCCGACCTATTCCCCCAGAGATGGAGTTGGCTAAGCAATACGGCCTTAGTCGCTATACAACGAGACAGGCTATAGACCGCCTGGTGAGGGAGGGGTTACTGGAACGTCATCGGGGCCGAGGTACCTATGTCACTAAGCCCCGCCTTATCGAGCAAAGTCTGGCCGGCTTCTACAGCTTCGCTCACGAGATGCAGGAGAAAGGCTTATCCCCTCGGTCAGAGGTATTGGAAGCCAGTATTGTTCCTCCCTCCGAAGAGGTACGAGAAAAGCTGCAGCTCGAACCGGGAGAGGCGATTACCCGAGTCAAAAGGCTCCGTTTTGCTGAAGAAGAACCACTCATTCTTGAAATAACCCACCTACCCACTGCCCTTGTTCCTGGAATCCTGGAGGAGGACTTGCGCATCGCCTCCCTATACGACCTGTTAGAAACGAAATATGGGCTCTCGGTGACCTCGGCCAGGGAACTCATCAAACCAGTAGTGGTGAGAACCCATGAAGCCCGCCTGCTGCGTATGTCCAGAGGTTCGGCTGCGTTCTTCGTCGAGCGCTTGGCTTGGTCGGAAAGGCTTCCCGTGGAATGGCGTCAAAGCCTCATTCGTGGCGATAGGTATCTTTATTCCATCGAGCTGCCCAGAAACAGTGCTGGGCAGATAATCTCAGCCAACTTTTGA
- a CDS encoding sulfite exporter TauE/SafE family protein, translating to MDIAWMIGTIAFGLAVGAYGTLVGAGGGFLIVPAMLLVYHSTPQQAVGTSLCVVMLNALSGTISYARQRRVDYHSGFKFALATLPGAAIGAYLSSYLSSGVFNLIFGLLLIIIALFLLMRPEAAVKENDASEGESPLSVNHTHRILVDARGDVFTYAFNERNGVIMSFFVGFFSSILGIGGGIIHVPALVHLFSFPAHVATATSHFILAISAGAGSLFHLGLRHVLYTPAVLMGTGAVAGAQAGAAISQRLRGRSIVRFLSVALIFVGGRLLLA from the coding sequence ATGGACATAGCGTGGATGATAGGGACGATTGCCTTCGGGCTCGCCGTAGGTGCCTACGGCACTCTGGTCGGAGCCGGTGGTGGGTTTCTTATCGTGCCAGCGATGCTCCTTGTTTACCATTCTACACCTCAGCAAGCAGTCGGTACCTCTCTGTGCGTGGTTATGCTCAATGCCTTATCAGGAACTATATCCTACGCCAGGCAGAGGAGGGTAGACTATCATAGCGGATTCAAGTTTGCCCTGGCTACCCTGCCTGGGGCCGCTATCGGTGCCTATCTGTCGTCATATCTCAGTTCAGGGGTATTTAACCTCATCTTCGGCCTGTTACTGATCATCATTGCTCTCTTTCTCCTGATGAGACCTGAGGCAGCGGTGAAAGAAAACGATGCCTCGGAGGGAGAATCACCACTTTCGGTGAACCACACCCATCGTATCCTCGTGGATGCGAGGGGAGACGTCTTCACCTATGCTTTTAACGAACGTAATGGGGTCATCATGAGCTTCTTTGTCGGCTTTTTCTCCAGTATCCTTGGCATAGGCGGAGGCATCATCCATGTGCCAGCTTTGGTACACCTTTTTTCCTTTCCTGCTCATGTAGCCACAGCTACCTCCCACTTTATCCTGGCCATCTCGGCTGGCGCGGGCTCGTTATTCCACCTGGGGTTGAGGCACGTATTGTATACCCCGGCCGTTCTGATGGGAACAGGGGCAGTAGCCGGCGCTCAGGCCGGAGCAGCCATCTCGCAGCGGCTTCGTGGGAGATCAATCGTGCGCTTCCTTTCAGTGGCGTTAATATTTGTCGGTGGGAGACTTCTCCTCGCTTGA